In Tenacibaculum pacificus, a single window of DNA contains:
- a CDS encoding beta-ketoacyl-ACP synthase III — translation MTKITAAISAVGKFVPEYALTNKELETMVDTNDEWITSRTGIKERRILKDKDKGTSYMAIKAAQDLIKKSNIDPKEIDMVIVATATPDMLVASTAAYTATEIGAVNAFSYDLQAACSSFLFGMSTASRYIESGRYKKVLLIGADKMSSVIDYTDRATCIIFGDGAGAALFEPNLEGLGLQDEYLRSDGVGRNFLKIHAGGSIAPASEETIKNGEHFITQEGRTVFKYAVSSMADVSEKMLTRNNLSKDDVDWLVPHQANNRIIEATANRVGLDSEKVMVNIHKYGNTTSATLPLLLADYEKDLKKGNNLIFAAFGGGFTWGAIYLKWAYNS, via the coding sequence ATGACTAAAATAACTGCAGCTATTTCCGCAGTAGGGAAATTTGTTCCTGAATACGCCTTAACTAATAAGGAGCTAGAAACAATGGTTGATACTAATGATGAATGGATCACTAGCAGAACAGGGATAAAAGAAAGAAGAATACTTAAAGATAAAGATAAGGGAACTTCTTATATGGCTATCAAAGCTGCTCAAGATTTAATAAAAAAATCTAATATCGATCCTAAAGAGATTGATATGGTAATTGTAGCTACTGCAACTCCAGATATGTTAGTTGCCTCTACTGCTGCTTATACAGCTACTGAAATAGGTGCTGTAAATGCTTTTTCTTACGATTTACAAGCTGCTTGTTCTAGTTTTTTATTCGGAATGTCTACAGCTTCTAGGTACATAGAAAGTGGTCGTTATAAAAAAGTATTATTAATAGGTGCTGATAAAATGTCATCTGTTATTGATTATACAGACAGAGCTACTTGTATTATTTTTGGTGATGGAGCTGGTGCTGCATTATTTGAACCAAACTTAGAAGGATTAGGTTTACAAGATGAATACTTAAGAAGTGATGGAGTTGGTAGAAATTTCTTAAAAATTCATGCAGGAGGTTCTATTGCTCCAGCATCAGAAGAAACAATTAAAAATGGTGAGCATTTTATAACTCAAGAAGGTAGAACTGTATTTAAGTACGCAGTTTCTAGCATGGCAGATGTTTCTGAAAAAATGCTAACAAGAAACAATCTTTCAAAAGATGATGTAGATTGGTTAGTACCACACCAAGCAAATAATCGTATTATTGAAGCGACTGCTAATAGAGTCGGTTTAGATTCTGAAAAAGTAATGGTAAATATCCATAAATATGGAAATACCACTTCAGCTACTTTACCTTTATTACTTGCAGATTATGAAAAAGATCTAAAAAAAGGAAATAATTTAATTTTTGCTGCATTTGGTGGAGGCTTCACATGGGGAGCTATCTATTTAAAATGGGCATACAATTCATAA
- the rpmF gene encoding 50S ribosomal protein L32 — MAHPKRKISKTRRDKRRTHYKASVPQIAVDPTTGEAHLYHRAHWHEGKLYYRGQVVLESAAVEA; from the coding sequence ATGGCACATCCAAAGAGAAAAATATCGAAAACTAGAAGAGATAAAAGAAGAACTCATTATAAAGCTTCTGTACCTCAAATAGCTGTTGATCCTACAACTGGAGAAGCTCATTTATACCACAGAGCTCACTGGCATGAAGGGAAATTATACTACAGAGGTCAAGTAGTATTAGAAAGCGCTGCAGTTGAAGCTTAA
- a CDS encoding YceD family protein — MKDLKEFDIPFVGLKEGRHLFTYQIGKTFFKAFQFDEFDNANLEASIDFVKKSTLLELYFTIKGTVNVPCDTTGEPFDLKIDGTLNLVVQFGPEYNDEHDEILILPHERYQLNVAQYIYELIVLSVPSKRVHPDVLNGTMKSEALDRLNKLRINEEKTVEIPTDPRWDKLKNLLTDK; from the coding sequence ATGAAAGACTTAAAAGAATTCGATATACCTTTTGTAGGTTTAAAAGAAGGACGTCATTTGTTTACGTATCAAATTGGCAAGACGTTCTTTAAAGCTTTTCAGTTTGATGAATTTGACAATGCAAATTTAGAAGCTAGTATTGATTTTGTAAAAAAAAGTACCTTACTGGAACTTTATTTTACCATAAAAGGGACTGTAAACGTACCTTGTGACACTACTGGCGAACCATTTGATTTAAAAATAGATGGTACTTTAAATTTAGTTGTTCAATTCGGACCTGAATATAATGACGAACATGATGAAATTTTGATACTTCCACACGAAAGGTATCAATTAAACGTAGCTCAATATATATATGAGTTAATTGTTTTATCAGTTCCAAGTAAAAGAGTTCATCCAGATGTTTTAAATGGCACGATGAAATCTGAAGCTTTAGATAGATTAAATAAATTAAGAATAAACGAAGAAAAAACTGTTGAAATACCAACAGACCCTAGATGGGATAAATTAAAGAATTTACTAACAGATAAATAA
- the pdxA gene encoding 4-hydroxythreonine-4-phosphate dehydrogenase PdxA, producing the protein MDSNTRKIIVGISVGDINGIGIEIILKTFEDKRTLDFCTPVLFASNRLVSYHKKNLKLNNNIYAINSIDKIAHDKINLMNSWRDEVKIELGKITDAGGKFAYKSLEAATDALKNNHVDILLTAPISKENIQSEEFNFPGHTEYLEENLEGKSLMILMTDKLRVGLITGHIPISKVAERITPELIKEKVEIMYTSLKQDFGITKPKIAILGLNPHCGDNGLIGNEDNTVIRPTIAEIKESGKLVFGPYAADGFFGSETYNQFDGVLAMYHDQGLAPFKALSFGNGVNFTAGLNKVRTSPDHGTGFDIAGKNKANPSSFKEALFTSLQIFKNRKEYAELTKNVLKVK; encoded by the coding sequence ATGGATAGTAATACAAGAAAAATTATTGTTGGAATTTCAGTTGGAGATATAAACGGAATTGGTATTGAAATTATTTTAAAAACTTTTGAAGACAAGCGCACGCTTGATTTTTGTACCCCTGTTTTATTTGCTTCTAATAGGTTGGTTTCTTATCATAAGAAAAACCTAAAATTGAACAATAACATTTATGCTATCAATTCGATTGATAAAATTGCACATGATAAAATCAATTTAATGAATTCTTGGAGAGATGAAGTTAAAATTGAATTAGGTAAAATAACCGATGCTGGAGGTAAATTTGCATATAAATCACTTGAAGCAGCTACCGATGCTTTAAAAAATAATCATGTTGATATTTTACTTACTGCGCCAATCAGTAAAGAAAATATTCAATCAGAAGAATTTAACTTTCCAGGGCATACCGAATATTTAGAAGAAAATTTAGAAGGAAAAAGTTTAATGATTTTAATGACTGACAAATTAAGAGTTGGTTTAATTACAGGTCATATTCCTATTTCAAAAGTTGCAGAAAGGATTACTCCTGAATTAATTAAGGAAAAAGTGGAAATTATGTATACTTCATTAAAGCAAGATTTTGGTATTACAAAACCAAAAATAGCTATTTTAGGATTAAATCCTCATTGTGGTGATAACGGACTTATAGGTAACGAAGATAATACGGTTATACGTCCAACAATAGCAGAAATTAAAGAATCAGGAAAGTTAGTTTTTGGTCCTTATGCTGCCGATGGTTTTTTTGGATCTGAAACATATAATCAATTTGATGGTGTTTTAGCAATGTATCACGATCAAGGATTAGCACCTTTTAAAGCGTTATCATTTGGAAACGGTGTAAACTTTACTGCAGGATTAAACAAAGTAAGAACCTCGCCAGATCATGGAACAGGTTTTGATATTGCAGGTAAAAACAAAGCAAATCCATCTTCTTTCAAAGAAGCTTTATTCACCTCATTACAAATATTTAAGAACCGAAAAGAGTATGCTGAACTAACAAAAAATGTTTTAAAAGTAAAATAG
- a CDS encoding riboflavin synthase has product MFTGIIETLGIVKNITKDKENLHITILSDITKELKIDQSVAHNGVCLTVVDIKDEEYTVTAIKETLDKTTTGALEVGSQVNLERAMKLGARLDGHIVQGHVDRTGVCKAIKEEGGSTVFTFSYDFDGENITIEKGSITINGVSLTVVNSKKDEFSVAIIPYTLAHTNFKDFKIGSKINLEFDVIGKYVARLTQLK; this is encoded by the coding sequence ATGTTTACAGGAATCATTGAAACTCTTGGAATCGTAAAAAATATAACCAAGGATAAAGAAAATTTACATATTACTATTTTAAGTGATATTACTAAAGAATTAAAAATTGATCAAAGTGTGGCGCACAATGGTGTTTGTTTAACTGTTGTTGATATAAAAGATGAGGAATATACCGTTACCGCAATTAAAGAAACACTTGATAAAACCACTACTGGAGCTTTAGAAGTAGGAAGTCAGGTAAATCTTGAAAGAGCGATGAAATTAGGCGCTCGTTTAGATGGTCATATTGTGCAAGGACATGTTGACAGAACAGGTGTTTGTAAGGCGATAAAAGAGGAGGGAGGAAGCACTGTTTTTACTTTTTCTTATGATTTTGATGGTGAAAATATTACTATTGAAAAAGGATCGATTACTATAAATGGCGTAAGTTTAACGGTTGTAAATTCAAAGAAAGATGAATTTAGTGTTGCTATAATTCCATATACATTGGCGCATACGAATTTTAAAGACTTTAAAATAGGTAGTAAAATTAATTTAGAATTTGATGTTATTGGTAAATATGTAGCCCGATTAACACAGTTGAAATAA
- a CDS encoding SDR family oxidoreductase, whose amino-acid sequence MGNRLDNKIAIVTGSARGIGKAITKLFMQEGAIVIATDKDVAELEKTAKEFSLIKNGRILTYEVDITNKTHIESVVKKTIEQFNRIDILINNAGKNVFEDPMNITSEQWELCYNLNLKGSWNCSQTVLPFFIKQQYGNVVNIASVHGHKIIKDCFPYPVFKHGLIGLTNSLAIQYASQNIRFNSISPGLILTPAIEDSFNASSNPEAEKKAQEDILPCKRIGTPEEVANTALFLASDEARFINATDILIDGGRSKIYHD is encoded by the coding sequence ATGGGAAATAGATTAGACAATAAAATTGCTATTGTTACAGGTAGCGCAAGAGGGATAGGAAAAGCGATTACAAAATTATTTATGCAAGAAGGTGCTATTGTTATAGCAACAGATAAAGATGTAGCAGAATTAGAAAAAACAGCAAAAGAATTTTCTTTAATAAAAAACGGTAGAATATTAACCTACGAAGTAGATATTACAAATAAAACTCATATTGAATCGGTAGTTAAAAAAACAATTGAACAGTTTAATCGTATTGATATTTTAATAAACAATGCAGGTAAAAATGTTTTTGAAGATCCAATGAATATTACGAGTGAACAATGGGAACTTTGTTATAACTTAAATTTAAAAGGAAGTTGGAATTGTTCACAAACAGTATTACCTTTTTTTATTAAACAACAATATGGTAATGTAGTAAATATCGCTTCGGTACACGGGCATAAAATTATAAAAGATTGTTTTCCTTATCCAGTATTTAAACACGGACTTATCGGTTTAACAAATTCTTTAGCAATTCAATATGCTTCACAAAATATTCGTTTTAATTCAATTTCTCCAGGGTTAATATTAACGCCTGCGATTGAAGATAGTTTTAATGCATCGTCAAATCCTGAAGCTGAAAAAAAAGCACAAGAAGATATTTTACCTTGTAAAAGAATTGGTACTCCAGAAGAAGTAGCAAATACAGCATTGTTTTTAGCTAGTGATGAAGCTCGTTTTATTAATGCTACTGATATTTTAATAGATGGTGGACGTTCTAAAATTTATCATGATTAA
- a CDS encoding SMP-30/gluconolactonase/LRE family protein has product MIHNISVVSHSPQNTLGETPIYCDYLQKVIWVDILENSIYTLDIATLKINKIKLPFLCSAALPTTKKGILLLVTENGVLSFDLLKETVIKKWIDFPEKDTRPNEAQISLNGDLFFGTMDYDAKSNKGSWYRFSSKDIKLTLLESNVSIPNTLAFFDDEVIFGDTATNQFFIDKVNALHWNDKKSCTPEIEAGGMDGSYFSGDNYLINARWGLSKTTVFDVQKNMNIHVEFELPVKQPTSCVIYPSENGNKILFTSAKVGLENPSENDGKISIADTTYKTRTINRFKL; this is encoded by the coding sequence ATGATACATAATATTAGTGTGGTTTCTCATTCGCCACAAAATACTTTAGGAGAAACACCTATTTATTGCGATTATCTTCAAAAAGTTATTTGGGTAGATATTTTAGAAAATAGTATTTATACATTAGATATTGCAACATTAAAAATCAATAAAATAAAACTTCCTTTTTTATGTAGTGCGGCATTGCCAACTACTAAAAAAGGAATTTTGCTTTTAGTTACTGAAAATGGAGTTTTATCTTTTGATTTATTAAAAGAAACAGTTATTAAAAAATGGATTGATTTTCCTGAAAAAGATACCCGTCCAAATGAAGCGCAAATTTCTCTAAATGGTGATTTGTTTTTTGGAACAATGGATTATGACGCAAAATCAAATAAAGGTTCTTGGTATCGTTTTTCATCAAAAGACATCAAACTAACATTATTAGAAAGCAACGTTAGTATTCCTAATACATTAGCTTTTTTTGATGATGAGGTTATTTTTGGAGATACCGCTACTAATCAGTTTTTTATAGATAAAGTTAATGCACTTCATTGGAATGATAAAAAAAGCTGTACTCCTGAAATTGAAGCAGGAGGTATGGATGGTTCTTATTTTTCAGGTGATAATTATTTAATAAATGCACGTTGGGGATTATCAAAAACGACTGTTTTTGATGTTCAAAAGAATATGAATATTCATGTTGAATTTGAATTACCAGTAAAGCAACCTACAAGCTGTGTTATTTATCCATCAGAAAATGGAAATAAAATACTTTTTACTTCTGCAAAAGTAGGGTTAGAAAATCCATCTGAAAATGACGGTAAAATTAGTATAGCAGATACTACTTATAAAACAAGAACTATAAACAGATTTAAACTTTAA
- a CDS encoding 2-dehydro-3-deoxygalactonokinase: MNTYIAIDWGSTNLRGYFIENNTVTNTYSSEKGVKNITDKLEYTTILSTIIKTFSASENMPILLSGMVGGAAGWIDTTYVNCPFSINNTSKNIINIEQDVINNPIYMYPGLCIKNKEEDTYGVMRGEEIQLIGALKKEAYDLLILPGTHSKWVHVENNDSTSIIDSFSTVMTGELYEVLLHNSLLGMVEDKKIFSLKGFHKGLQTAKDSDAIIASLFSTRAKLLLGGIDKTEVPAYLSGMLIGNEVKSQLAQITADKKIGVVANKHLSELYQLAFQSFNLNNVNFLDVQEVTIQGYNTIAHDFIR; encoded by the coding sequence ATGAATACATATATAGCGATAGATTGGGGGTCAACAAATTTACGTGGATACTTCATTGAAAATAATACGGTAACAAATACATATTCATCAGAAAAAGGTGTGAAAAATATTACTGATAAATTAGAATATACCACTATTTTATCAACAATTATTAAAACTTTTTCTGCTTCTGAAAATATGCCAATATTACTAAGTGGTATGGTTGGAGGAGCTGCTGGTTGGATTGATACTACTTATGTTAATTGTCCTTTTAGTATTAATAATACATCAAAAAATATTATTAATATAGAGCAGGATGTTATCAATAATCCTATTTATATGTATCCAGGGCTTTGTATTAAAAATAAAGAAGAGGATACCTACGGAGTAATGAGAGGTGAAGAAATTCAGCTAATCGGTGCTTTAAAAAAGGAAGCATACGACCTTCTAATTTTACCAGGAACGCATAGTAAATGGGTTCATGTTGAAAATAATGATTCGACATCAATTATTGATTCATTTTCAACAGTAATGACAGGTGAATTATATGAAGTTTTATTACATAATTCTCTTTTAGGAATGGTTGAGGATAAGAAAATATTCTCTTTAAAAGGATTTCATAAAGGACTTCAAACAGCAAAAGATTCTGATGCGATTATAGCGTCATTATTTTCTACCAGAGCAAAGCTATTGTTAGGTGGTATTGACAAAACAGAAGTTCCTGCATATCTTTCAGGGATGCTTATCGGAAATGAAGTAAAAAGTCAATTAGCTCAAATTACAGCTGATAAAAAAATAGGTGTAGTTGCTAATAAACATCTTAGTGAGTTATATCAACTAGCTTTTCAATCATTTAATTTAAACAACGTTAATTTCTTGGACGTTCAAGAAGTTACTATTCAGGGATATAATACTATAGCGCATGATTTCATTAGATAA
- a CDS encoding 2-dehydro-3-deoxy-6-phosphogalactonate aldolase encodes MISLDKIELPLIAILRGIKPTEVLEHAKALFEVGFRFIEIPTNSPDWDKSVDILQKHFDNTAFIGAGTVITEAHLDTLISLDAKLMVSPNVNLNILAKSVANNMISCVGALSPTEIIAASQGGANVVKVFPAGTMGLNYCKAVMAIAPKNQQYYCVGGINPANLSDYLKLGFHGAGLGGDLYKPNQSVETTKDKATQFYNAYINYKNENNRN; translated from the coding sequence ATGATTTCATTAGATAAAATTGAATTGCCATTAATTGCCATTTTAAGAGGGATTAAACCAACAGAAGTACTTGAACATGCGAAAGCATTATTTGAGGTAGGTTTCCGATTTATTGAAATTCCTACAAATTCGCCTGATTGGGATAAAAGTGTTGATATTTTACAAAAACATTTTGATAATACTGCTTTTATTGGTGCAGGTACTGTTATTACAGAAGCACATCTTGATACCTTAATTTCGTTAGATGCTAAATTAATGGTAAGCCCAAATGTTAACCTTAATATTTTAGCTAAAAGTGTTGCTAATAATATGATTAGTTGCGTAGGCGCATTATCACCTACAGAAATAATTGCAGCAAGCCAAGGAGGTGCTAATGTTGTAAAGGTTTTTCCTGCAGGTACTATGGGACTTAATTATTGTAAAGCAGTAATGGCAATTGCTCCTAAAAATCAACAATATTATTGCGTCGGAGGAATAAATCCAGCAAATTTAAGCGATTATCTAAAGTTAGGATTTCACGGTGCAGGATTAGGTGGTGATTTATACAAACCGAATCAATCAGTTGAAACAACTAAAGATAAAGCAACACAATTTTATAACGCATATATAAATTACAAAAATGAAAATAACAGGAATTAG
- the dgoD gene encoding galactonate dehydratase, which yields MKITGIRLYKVAPRWQFLAIDTDEGITGWGEPVLEGRVDTVQAAVKELSPYLIGKDPSRINDIWNVLYRGGFYRGGGILMSAISGIDQALWDIKGKVMNQPVYELLGGLCRDKMKLYNWVGGDNPSDEVADIKLYKEKGFDTFKLNGTGKLKMIDSNRAIDQVISRIDTIRAAFGNTIDFGLDFHGRVSTPMASVLIKELEPYRPLFIEEPVLHDYSENYARLAAKTSIPIAAGERMFSRYDFKRIFEQGGLGIVQPDLSHAGGITECLKIASMAEAYDVALAPHCPLGPVALAACLAIDFVSPNAIIQEQSMGIHYNKGTAELIDYVKNKEDFEYIDGYIKPLPKPGLGVVIDEEAVIEADKKFDVDWKNPIWRHEDGSFAEW from the coding sequence ATGAAAATAACAGGAATTAGATTATATAAAGTTGCGCCACGCTGGCAGTTTTTAGCCATTGATACTGATGAAGGTATTACAGGTTGGGGAGAACCAGTTTTAGAAGGTCGTGTTGATACTGTTCAAGCAGCAGTTAAAGAATTGAGCCCTTATTTAATAGGAAAAGACCCAAGTAGAATAAATGATATTTGGAATGTACTTTATAGAGGTGGATTTTACAGAGGTGGAGGTATTTTAATGTCTGCTATTTCAGGAATTGACCAAGCTTTATGGGATATTAAAGGTAAAGTGATGAATCAGCCAGTATATGAATTACTAGGTGGTTTGTGTCGTGATAAAATGAAATTATATAACTGGGTTGGAGGAGATAATCCTTCGGATGAGGTTGCTGACATCAAATTATATAAAGAAAAAGGATTTGACACTTTTAAGTTAAACGGAACAGGGAAATTGAAAATGATTGATTCTAACAGAGCAATTGATCAAGTAATTTCAAGAATAGATACTATTCGTGCTGCTTTTGGAAATACCATCGATTTTGGATTAGATTTTCACGGAAGAGTAAGTACACCAATGGCAAGTGTATTAATTAAAGAGTTAGAACCGTATCGTCCTTTATTTATTGAAGAACCTGTTTTACATGATTATTCTGAAAATTATGCACGTTTAGCGGCTAAAACAAGCATTCCTATTGCAGCAGGTGAAAGAATGTTTAGCAGATATGATTTTAAAAGAATTTTTGAACAAGGTGGATTAGGTATTGTTCAGCCAGATTTATCACATGCAGGAGGTATTACAGAATGTTTAAAAATAGCATCAATGGCAGAAGCTTATGATGTTGCTTTAGCACCTCATTGTCCGTTAGGACCTGTTGCTTTAGCGGCTTGTTTGGCTATTGATTTTGTATCGCCAAATGCTATTATTCAAGAGCAATCAATGGGGATTCATTATAACAAAGGAACTGCTGAACTTATTGATTATGTGAAAAATAAAGAAGATTTTGAATATATTGATGGATACATCAAGCCTTTACCAAAACCAGGTTTAGGTGTTGTTATAGATGAAGAAGCTGTTATTGAAGCTGATAAGAAATTTGATGTTGATTGGAAAAATCCTATTTGGAGACATGAGGATGGTTCTTTTGCTGAGTGGTAA
- the eda gene encoding bifunctional 4-hydroxy-2-oxoglutarate aldolase/2-dehydro-3-deoxy-phosphogluconate aldolase: MIQNNIREILKNNPVIPVVTFNSLDEIPQTVEKLLSKGIKCIEITLRTPISFEAIAKVKKEYRDVLQVGVGTVIHKNQIQKVKDLKVDFIVSPGISKEMASDLEESDIPFIPGVTSPSEIMLGLALGWDTFKFFPANLFGGTAALKTYCNVFPKVKFCPTGGVNEKTVTDYQSLSNVISVGGSWMMK; this comes from the coding sequence ATGATTCAAAATAATATTAGAGAAATTCTTAAAAATAATCCTGTAATACCAGTTGTTACTTTTAATAGTTTAGATGAAATACCACAAACTGTTGAAAAATTATTAAGTAAAGGAATAAAATGTATTGAAATAACGTTAAGAACACCAATATCATTTGAAGCTATTGCTAAAGTTAAAAAAGAATATAGAGATGTTTTACAAGTTGGTGTAGGAACTGTTATTCACAAAAATCAAATACAAAAAGTAAAGGATTTAAAGGTTGACTTTATAGTAAGCCCTGGTATTTCTAAAGAAATGGCAAGCGACTTAGAAGAAAGTGATATTCCTTTTATTCCTGGAGTAACTTCACCTAGTGAAATTATGTTAGGTTTAGCATTAGGATGGGATACTTTTAAATTTTTTCCAGCTAATTTATTTGGTGGCACAGCTGCTTTAAAAACATATTGTAATGTTTTCCCAAAAGTAAAATTTTGTCCTACAGGAGGTGTTAATGAAAAAACTGTTACTGATTATCAAAGCTTATCAAATGTTATAAGCGTTGGAGGTTCTTGGATGATGAAGTAA
- the edd gene encoding phosphogluconate dehydratase, with protein MNKIISEVTNRIIERSKNSRQLYLTQMQKAFSKEVSRNTLSCGNLAHGFAACSTRVKNELSEYITPNLGIVTAYNDMLSAHKPYENYPQMIREYAEKHTATAQVAGAVPAMCDGVTQGQDGMELSLFSRDIIALSTAIALSHNMFDGVINLGICDKIVPGLIIGSLKFGHLPAIFMPSGPMETGISNDEKAQIRQNFAEGKIDRDELLKGESDSYHSPGTCTFFGTANSNQMLMEIMGLQLPGASFVNPDTQLRKLLDEEAVKIISKNCKEKDFDNTLASIYSEKTVVNGIIGLLATGGSTNHTIHLIAMAKAAGIIINWQDFSDLSGVIPLLARVYPNGSADVNHFHAAGGVGFIVNTLLKNGLLHEDVNTILGKGLSKYTKEPKIENDKIIWVEGSKTTLNENVIRTVETPFSKDGGLKVLKGNIGESVIKTSAVKDEYLIIEAPAVVFLTQEALMDAFKKGELDKDFIAVLPFQGPKSNGMPELHKLTPSLSILQRRGFKVALVTDGRMSGASGKVPAAIHLSPEALDGGVISKIKTGDILSLNAVTGQLNVLNETVVLARKSAKKTIENNQGSGRELFGNIRNIVGSSQDGASFLF; from the coding sequence ATGAATAAGATAATTTCAGAAGTTACCAATAGAATAATTGAAAGAAGTAAAAATTCTCGTCAACTGTATTTAACACAAATGCAAAAGGCTTTTTCTAAAGAAGTTTCAAGAAACACTTTAAGTTGCGGGAATTTAGCACATGGTTTTGCTGCTTGTAGCACACGTGTTAAAAATGAATTATCTGAATATATAACCCCTAATTTAGGAATTGTTACGGCATATAACGATATGTTATCTGCTCACAAACCCTATGAGAATTATCCTCAAATGATTAGAGAATATGCTGAAAAGCATACAGCAACAGCACAAGTTGCTGGAGCAGTTCCTGCAATGTGTGATGGGGTAACTCAAGGACAAGACGGTATGGAATTGTCTTTATTTAGTAGAGATATTATTGCATTATCTACTGCAATAGCACTTTCTCACAATATGTTTGATGGCGTTATTAATCTTGGTATTTGTGATAAAATAGTCCCTGGATTAATAATTGGTTCACTCAAATTCGGACATTTACCTGCAATATTTATGCCTAGTGGTCCTATGGAAACAGGAATTAGTAATGATGAAAAGGCTCAAATTCGTCAAAATTTTGCGGAAGGAAAAATCGATAGAGATGAATTATTAAAAGGAGAATCTGATTCTTATCACTCTCCAGGAACTTGTACTTTTTTCGGAACAGCCAACAGTAATCAAATGCTCATGGAAATTATGGGACTACAATTACCTGGGGCTAGTTTTGTAAACCCTGATACACAACTTAGAAAATTACTTGATGAAGAGGCTGTAAAAATCATCAGTAAAAACTGTAAAGAAAAAGATTTTGATAATACACTAGCTTCGATATATAGTGAAAAAACAGTAGTTAATGGTATTATTGGTTTGTTAGCCACGGGTGGTTCTACAAATCATACAATTCATTTAATAGCCATGGCAAAAGCTGCTGGTATTATAATTAATTGGCAAGATTTTTCTGATTTATCAGGAGTTATACCACTTTTAGCAAGAGTATATCCAAATGGTAGTGCTGATGTAAATCATTTTCATGCTGCTGGAGGTGTTGGTTTTATAGTAAATACTTTATTAAAAAACGGGTTATTACATGAAGATGTAAATACTATATTAGGTAAAGGATTATCTAAATATACAAAAGAACCAAAAATAGAAAATGATAAAATCATTTGGGTTGAAGGTTCTAAAACAACATTAAACGAAAATGTAATTAGAACTGTAGAAACCCCTTTTTCTAAAGATGGTGGGCTAAAAGTTTTAAAAGGAAATATTGGAGAATCTGTTATAAAAACCTCAGCTGTTAAAGATGAATATTTAATTATAGAAGCTCCTGCTGTAGTTTTTTTAACACAAGAAGCTTTAATGGATGCTTTTAAAAAAGGAGAACTAGATAAAGATTTTATTGCAGTACTTCCCTTTCAAGGACCTAAATCTAACGGAATGCCTGAATTACACAAACTAACACCTTCGTTAAGTATTTTACAACGTAGAGGATTTAAAGTTGCCTTAGTTACTGATGGTCGTATGTCGGGTGCTTCAGGAAAAGTTCCTGCGGCAATACATTTATCGCCAGAAGCTTTAGATGGTGGTGTTATTTCTAAAATAAAAACAGGCGATATTCTAAGCTTAAATGCCGTTACAGGACAACTTAATGTATTAAATGAAACCGTTGTATTAGCAAGAAAATCAGCTAAGAAAACCATTGAAAACAATCAAGGTTCTGGAAGAGAATTATTCGGAAATATTAGGAATATAGTAGGTTCTAGTCAAGATGGCGCTAGTTTTTTATTCTAA